One genomic window of Prosthecobacter algae includes the following:
- a CDS encoding phosphoadenosine phosphosulfate reductase family protein, whose translation MSPEELQSINQRLQSASPLEIIRWAIDQAPESAIVTTNFRPYEAVILHLATQVQPEIPALWIDHGTNLPETYIFAEKTREKLSLNLKPYLPKMTAAHWLALNGGQVPMPDEVERVESFSRIMKLEPFERGMHELAPKVWITALRKEQNPQRAATLQPVMWDAKFQCLKINPILEWTPVEMDAYLAEHDLPNERTYYDPAKGDEKHECGLHAKLVTDKQ comes from the coding sequence ATGTCTCCTGAAGAACTTCAATCCATCAACCAACGCCTCCAGAGCGCCAGCCCTCTGGAAATCATCCGTTGGGCCATCGATCAGGCTCCGGAATCCGCGATCGTGACGACGAATTTTCGTCCTTACGAGGCGGTTATTCTTCATTTGGCCACTCAGGTGCAGCCAGAAATCCCGGCTTTGTGGATCGACCATGGGACCAACCTTCCCGAGACCTACATCTTCGCTGAAAAAACTCGCGAAAAACTCAGCCTCAATCTGAAGCCTTACCTGCCGAAAATGACCGCTGCCCATTGGCTGGCGCTCAATGGTGGTCAGGTGCCGATGCCGGATGAAGTGGAGCGCGTGGAATCCTTCAGCCGAATCATGAAATTGGAGCCTTTCGAACGCGGCATGCACGAGCTGGCCCCGAAAGTCTGGATCACAGCCCTGCGCAAAGAACAAAACCCCCAGCGCGCAGCCACCCTGCAGCCCGTCATGTGGGATGCCAAATTCCAATGCCTGAAGATCAATCCGATCCTCGAATGGACCCCCGTGGAAATGGATGCCTATCTCGCTGAGCACGATCTGCCAAACGAGCGCACCTATTACGATCCGGCCAAAGGCGACGAAAAACACGAGTGCGGCCTGCACGCCAAACTGGTCACCGACAAACAGTAA
- the cysD gene encoding sulfate adenylyltransferase subunit CysD, giving the protein MSSITHLQFLESEAIFILRETAAQFQKPALLFSGGKDSIVMAWLARKAFYPAKLPFSLLHVDTGHNFPEAMTYRDWFVEEIGAKLVVGSVQKSIDEGRSQEEKGINASRNKLQTVTLLDTIEENQFDACLGGGRRDEEKARAKERFFSHRDEFGQWDPKNQRPELWNIFNGRKHFGEHFRVFPLSNWTEMDIWQYIRQENIPLPSLYFSHKRKIIERHGQLLDTETGFIPLLDEEKPRVKEMVIRFRTVGDATCTGAVESTASTIDDIVAEVAAARQTERGTRADDKRSETAMEDRKKEGYF; this is encoded by the coding sequence ATGTCCTCCATCACGCATCTTCAGTTCCTCGAAAGCGAAGCGATCTTCATCCTTCGCGAAACCGCCGCCCAGTTCCAAAAACCTGCCCTGCTATTTTCGGGCGGCAAAGACTCCATTGTCATGGCCTGGCTGGCCCGCAAAGCCTTCTACCCGGCCAAGCTGCCCTTCTCGCTTCTGCATGTGGATACGGGCCACAACTTCCCAGAAGCCATGACATACCGTGACTGGTTCGTGGAAGAAATCGGCGCCAAGCTTGTCGTCGGCAGCGTCCAAAAAAGCATTGATGAAGGCCGCTCCCAGGAAGAAAAAGGCATCAACGCCAGCCGTAACAAACTACAGACGGTGACCCTTCTCGACACCATTGAAGAGAACCAGTTCGATGCCTGCCTCGGCGGTGGCCGCCGCGATGAAGAGAAGGCCCGCGCCAAGGAGCGTTTCTTCAGCCATCGCGATGAGTTCGGCCAGTGGGATCCCAAGAATCAGCGCCCTGAGCTCTGGAACATCTTCAACGGTCGCAAACATTTCGGAGAGCACTTCCGCGTGTTCCCGCTCAGCAACTGGACGGAGATGGACATCTGGCAGTACATCCGCCAGGAAAACATCCCGCTGCCAAGCCTCTACTTCAGCCACAAGCGCAAAATCATCGAGCGCCATGGTCAGCTTCTCGATACCGAAACAGGCTTCATCCCGCTTCTCGATGAAGAAAAACCACGAGTGAAGGAGATGGTCATCCGCTTCCGCACCGTGGGTGATGCCACCTGCACTGGCGCAGTAGAAAGCACCGCCAGCACCATTGATGACATCGTCGCCGAAGTCGCCGCCGCACGCCAGACCGAGCGCGGCACCCGTGCCGATGACAAGCGTTCCGAAACCGCCATGGAAGACCGCAAAAAGGAAGGTTACTTTTGA